The DNA region TTGTATTGAAAATGATTCATGGTGTTAAATTTGGCACCCCAAGCAACCAATTTAACACCCCACTTTAAAGTGGTAATTATTTAAAGTGCCCCTTAATTTTAGTACATGGATTTGTAATCCGGAACTCATGTTGAgtacttttccaagaatttAAATCTCAAAACCAGAAGCTTCGAGATTTAAATCCCAAAAACTTTCGGGATTTAAATTTTTCCGGAGTTCAACTCAACATGAGTTTTAGCCGTGTAAAAAACCTATTTTTGTGTTCTGGAAAATGAGAGTATTTTGGGGTTTTAAGAAATTACTcactccgttcctatataactgacattatttttagctgaattttgttcataattatctgccactttacaaagttaaagagagcattaattatactttaccaattttacccttcatttattggtggttggaaaattgaaaagttagagttaataagagagataaatgatATAGTATGAAGTTAgatagtaattttaataaaacacaAGAACATTAATCGTTATTTCTTAGTACGCGTACAACAACCTTAAAatgtcagttatataggaaGGGGGAGTAGTTAGAGCATCTCtcatgctagttcttatttcttagttcttagcactattcatgtgggcccgtattgccacatgtgtttaagcaactctcaagcaattatgctccaaccatgagttcttagttcttagttattacctctattcatttggtctcaccaaccacattatttatactttttattttcataaagtaatcaaacaaaactcataaagtgataaagtaatttggatgtgAGAGAAAtagttaatattttaagctaagaactcaaaaagcaaaacttcttatataagaactgagttcttatttttaagaactaagaagtccatgtcagcaccttcaatggtaaagttcttagttcttactccCTTCGTTTCTAATTATAGgacctagtttcaaaattttcatgttcctaaatataagacctcttaCAATAATTTAGCAAAAGGTTATGtattcttccatatttacccctcatattaattgtatgttttcaatttcaaagtgaccacctaccattaattactactaaTCCAACTAACTATGACTTTTGATATAAATGCAATgattattagtgagagaaaatgacaaaaggtcagtgttatcagactcggaccggtgatcgactcggtcgaggcactgggtcaatgagtcaatggttcaaccactgggtcactggttgaaccgtttgactcggttgacaataaaaaaaaatcaaaataccaTAATACACTATGTGGCAGCAAGATAGCAAGGAAATTACACGTTTTTTTCAACTTCAAGCAGGTACAAAACATGACAAACTTCACATAAATGAAGAAAAACAAGCAAACGCAGGAAAGGGTCTTCCAAAATTGAGAAAGAACAATACAAGAGTTAAACTAATACAACCCAAAgctaagctttttttttttgaaatgtcaaAATGAATAAAGAATACTGCACACACAGTGGGGGAAAACAAAATAATGAACAGAAAGGAAAGGGAAAACACACACAGTGGACTATCCCAAGCCTTCCAATCCTTCCCTTGCAAATACCTACATGCTTTCCAATCCTAAGTCCCTGCCGCAAGAAGCACAGTGCAGatgcaaacaaaaaaaaaagcaaataaattTGCTGCCAGTTCAGTTCACATGTTCACCAAAACTAGAAAAAATCCTGCGGCTTCAAAAACCAGTAGACACAGCGGAATGACAGCATCTGAAATTAGTTCCAACAGCCCTCACACCCAAACATACCTGGGGATTCGAGTACCAATCCATAGCTAAGCTTAAAATAGAAACAGGAAAGAAGAAACAAATCACCAAGAAAGGAGAAGAAACTcaccaggaagaagaagaatagcgAAGCGTGGTGGAGCGGCGACGGGCCTACACGGCAACACGTGGTGGAGCGGCGGCGGCGAGGCTTGGAAGTTGGAAGAAACGACTCAGTTCTGAAGAGGGAAGAAGCCGCAATCGATGGCAAGGAAGAAACCCGttagaaaataagaagaaacCCTACACGGAAATGACGTAGTTCTGTACTCTGTACTCagtagttttcattttttttttacatagcAAACCGGTCCAACAGTAAGGACCGAGTCGCCGGTTTTTTACTGAACCGGCCGGTTTTTTACGGTTCGTAGCGGATGGATTGCATGGCCGATCCGAagctcggctcgaaccggcttagggtccggttcccggctcaaccggtcgaaccggccggttcgagccgagtctgataacactgcaaagggtaaatatggaagaatgtatgtatttttaaaaaaccaatacactaattagtcacattaagtgttttcttaataagcgcaattttttggaataggtcttatatttaggacaTATGCGTTGCTGATCGTGATTGATATGAAATGAAATATGCTTATTATAAGGTTGAAAATTCCTATTTCTGGTATAAGCCATTTCTAAAAGAAATTTGGGTGTGAAAGTGGGCTAGCTCAGTCGGGGTACCTGATTTGCCCAATATTGAGACTGGACTGGATAAGTCTAATGCCCACTTAAAATTTCACTGGTTTTATGCAAGTTGGCCCAACCCATTagtttgacttttttattttatttattttatcaccGGACAGATTATAGATGATAAATGTACTAATACACTTGATGTCTTTTTAAAAACAAACCACCTCCTGCCTGCACTTGATCATTAAGTCGAGGTGTGTCTTTAATTAGCGTTGTTCTACCTTCATACATTTGATTCTCCACTGACTTGCCTTTTCCGGTCCAAATGGTTAGCATGATGACTACTGATCATTACGGTAGTTCATGCCAAATGTCAGCACTTATGCTGAAAATTTTGGTGTGTGAAAGTTTAGATTGAAGACAAAAGCTTTGAACTCTAATTTTCAGTGAATCGGAGCAGTTGATGTAATTGCATTTATTTGCTTTTCTTCACAatccacctaaatcctaatacATGATCCAAATGTCACGAAACTGAGCTTAGTTTTGTTTCATTTCCAATCATCTACATATGTCGATGTTTAGATTGACCTAGTAGTAGCATATATCTTCTGTGTATACACATCAGGAACATGTATATGTTGGTATTGCCACCAGAAAAATGAATGTTCCAAAACGTTATTTAGATATTTTAAGCATTATAATATAAACATGATAATGCTCACAGTTCTTCACCAACTGGGGTCATTACACAAAAATCAAATCcaacaaattaaaattacagCATTAAAAAGTAGCCTCTATGACTCAAGCTGAGCATACCAGACTCCTTGGATCTTCACATCCTTAGGAGCTTTAGCACCCAAATCAGTATCAGATGGCTGAATGCTCTCAAACACACCAATAATCTCCCCAGTTTCAGGCTTGCTCTGCGTAACGCTCAAGGTGATTTTCCCTTTGGAAGATGAAGCACTCTTGTTATTTTCCTTAGCAAGTTCTTCCTCATCTCCTCTGCCACCAGCAGGCAATGCAACAGCATTGTCATACCCGGTCGAGGCGCCCCGTCCCTTGGGGTCCAAGAAAGACGAACCACGGTAAGAAGGCACCAAGAAGTCCCCACTAAAGCTCTCAGGCTTCCCGGATGCCACCAACTGTTTGACGGTGAAGAGGAAAGGCACGCGCTCGCCTCCGGGGAGCTGGACTGTGACAGCAGCATAGTCAATGCCATCTTTCTCCTCAAATTTCACTGTTCCATCGGGAGAAACCTCGAAGGGTCCTTCAATCTCATCAAGAGTGTAGGTCAGACGAGTCATGAGCTTAGTGTTTTGAAAATCGAGAGGGGAGTTCTTGGTCACTCCCTCTGCCTTCACTGTGAATGAAGTGGGTTCGAGGCAGATCTTCTTTGCGCTATATTTCCCGGCCTTGAACGCGAATGAGTCCACTCCACCTTCAATGGTTGGGCACTGGTTAGCAGTTCCAGTTCCCTTCACTTCCATGTATGTCTTGCTCTGGATTTCATCGAAGGTCAGCCGCTTTGGGACACCTTCAGCACTTGCTCCCTGAATATCAGTTAATTGCAAAAGACTTTTAGACAGTTATGTACATACACATGATTAGCAATCCCCactcaatatatatatagaatcaTGAGATAACAAGTCCATAACATGAACTAGTAAATATGTCTCAGACTCTCAGTTTTAGCAAATCAACTCCATGCATTGAACAACATATATCCAATTGGAAAGGAATTGTATCCTCTCATACAACCAAATCCATTTGTATGTTAGATCATATGGTTCCATTGAAGTgtgtttttgaaaaagaaataatGTATAAGTGCATGTTTGCATCAATACATGATAGAAAGCCAAAATCACCGTGGATGGAAGCAACTTCCTTAAGCTTATGCTTCTGTCTACCATGGTTTTGTATTCGCTGATGTTTTTTTCAGCGTATCCAAACATGgctaaaatatgaaattatcaTGAAAATAGAAGCAGCAGTTGCCAGTTGGTATGATGGAGCTTTTatttcagaatttcaaaactgctGTTCTGGatcagtttttctttcttcacAATCAATTCTGAATTCAACAAGCTACTCAGAAGAAGCTTCtttccagaattgattctggtttGAGAATCaattgtaatttgttttttccACAAACATGCACAATGTTATTAAACAGAAGATACCTGATTTGTTTTGTCATGATTGTTAAACAGAGAAATGGTAAAAATGAAGCCCAATCTATTCACAGTTGAGTGAATTACATTATATACATACAATGAGTGAGAGGCATAGACAAATAACTGACTCATTCTAACTAACTCACATGTGACATGTGTGAGCTGAACCTTGAAACAGATCTATCTAGCAAACTTCTAACACAATTTCTAAGTTCTAACTTTCTAACTGATTACAACTAAACAGAATGTTTAACTAATCATGATTGATCAAGTTAAAGATTGTAaattatgatgttattttatgTATATCAAAGTTCAAtcaaataaaaagaagaaatagGAAAGAGTCAAAAACGCAGAACATACAGAGACAACGAGAGCAGAGGTGGCAAGGGCAAATCCTGCAATTTTGGCGGTCTCAGcacacttgttagcaaaatccTGAAGATTGCATGTGAGCTTAGCTCCGGTGGATTCCAAACCAAAAGCCTTAGAAATGGATTGTGTGGGCTTAAGTTGTAAAGTGGAGCTGCTGCGAGTACTAGTGATGGCAGCTACCTTGGTGGGTTGCATGAGAGTAGCAGCAGCTTGCAATGAGGTTGCCATTGCTGATGTTGCCACCAAAGTGTTTctggttttttcttttttaatgtgAAAGTAACTAGTTTGCAGCAAGCAAGTGGATTTTGTGTTATTTGGTGGCTCTGATGCGAGTAAGATTTTCGATAGGATAAGGTCATCTCTTACTGGATAACTCAAGCTTATGCCAGTTGGTTTGTTGGTTGCCACGCTGGAAATTGGAAGCTTGAGTAGTTTATTTGAATTGCATACTGCATAGTGCATAGTACTATTTATGTGTAACAAAATATGTGATAGAcccagtgttttaaaactcggctcggtgatcgactcggtcgaggccCTGAGTCAATAAATCACTGGTCGGACCAGTGAGTCACTGAACAGACTGCTTAACTTGGTGAATatcaaaatttataaatttatatattataaatgaTAAAGAATATAAGTGATATTacataaaattatgaaaataaatatttttactaatatatatgtgTTAAACTAAGCAATAGATAtaaaattatcaagtacatGAGTAAGAAATGttttgcatataaaaaaaatgagtaagaaatatttttataatatcgGAATATAAACATTACGCTACATATCTAAgttgttgatttttttatatttcttattccaatatattaaatttctgaCACATTGCATGTCAAACTAACTGTTGCCTTAGTGGTAAAGGCTTGGCTTTGTGAGGTTGAGGGACAGTGTTCGATTCTTACATAGCAACTAACACTTTTAATTTTCCCAATTATTAATGATGTGGTTTTTTCTGTGGCTCGCCGGTTCGACCGAAAATcggccgagtcaccggtttTTCCATAAACTCACCGAGTTGAACCGGTCCTAACTGAGTTGACTGCAAAAACGATCGAATATGTGGCTCGGACCGGTCAAGTGACTGAGTTCCGGTTGAACtggtcggaccggccggtccgagccgagttttaaaacagtGCACAGAGCAACCCATAAATAATTCATGTAAAATTTTAGGCAAGCTTAAATATGTTGCTTGTGTTTTAAACAGCAGTCATGCCCCCCACTCTACTTTCAATTAAAATATGCTAAGTGTAATAGGCTGTCATGTCAACTAAGTTTTATGTTTCACATTTAAGTCCCTTAACTACTTAATATTTTTTACCTTTCCCCCAACTaataatatgttttaatttgtttttttgaaatatcTTTAATCTAAAATCTGAGAAACTTcataaaccctaatcctttCCTCTCACAATTTCTGTTTCATCTTCAGTGGCTACCTCACCGGCAACCTCGCCGATGGAAGATCCAGCAGCGGTTGTCCACAATCGCGAAGTATTGCGTATTGCTTCCATCGCGAAGGGTCTCCATTCCTTTGCGCAGGTTCGCGATTTGCTTTCATCGCGAAGCTCCATATCATCATCTGCTTCAAACACCACCCCACCCCTCTTCCCCACCGCTGCAAAACCAGACACACATCTGACGGTGAGCCAATCTGCGATTGAAGCCCCGACCGGTCCATTTCGATGTACCCGTTTCAGCCCAAGCCAGACGAAGGCGAAATCAACTGGGTgactttaatttattaattgtaACGAACGTATAATATATATAACTTACAAGTGGATATTATATCATTTAAATGGCTTAGTGTTAACTGCACTCTTATAACTCTGTCGTGACCGGAGTTCGAACACCATTTGGGaacttttttttgtatttataaacaataataatacttaaattttggttaaaatgagagcaataattaatttccaatatGTTAGAGATATGTTTGGAACCCATATGTTAGGCGAAGAGAAGCTTTCCTGTTTGtgaataacaaattaaaaagatGGCTAGATCTAGTAAAAACCATTAACAAAAATGGGAATAAAAACAAATGACGGAAAATTATTTTAGTAGGTTAAATTGCTGTCACAATTTTAACTTGTCTGTGGTGTGGTGAAGATCAAATGTCTCTAGAGAATTCAGCTCCTAGAAAACTAaatgtttttgtaatttttttgtaaaattctacaaattaataaaataagttTGTTACACAAATATATTTTATCAATTTATTCAAAGCCGCTTTACTattgtaaaatttatttataatatattttttaatttaaattaaactaatctaatctaatctaataatataTAGTTTGAGAGTCATTGAAAGCTTAGGTGTCAACAATCTACAGCTTCCACAGTTATAGGGACATGTGTCAAGCTATTAAAACTCATGAAATATTATATAGTCAAGCTTCATAATATTCATCTAATAAACCTATATactatttgaaattcaaaatataaaagaaaagaaaaaacaaacgtAACAACCAGCTAAAAAAATTTCGAATGATTTTTTTAACTTCGGTGGTCaaaagttttgaattttgaataaaaattctgataatataatattatattttgaattaaaaatccCACAATTTAAGGTGAAAAAGAAACTTGAAACATCCTCGCACCTGATCACATATCAATGTTTTAAAAACTCggaattgaattttgattttttaactaACTCTAAATTCGTGGATTAGTTTAGATTTAGTCAAGTAGAAGTACTTGAGGTTAACAATGCACCTGATCTTATATTCATTCATCTTTAACTCATAAAAAAAGAGGCAAATTTAAAATAcacaatttaaaataatttaaaaataaaaacttcattataaaaaaatcattatcaCACATTTCAGAATTCAAGTTCTCCatctcaaaaattctcacacaaCTATCTCTACTTCCCCTCCTTCCCCTCAACCATGACAGACCTCATATCAGATGTTTGTCTTTCAAAAGCAACAAGTTCCTTCGCTGCAAGGATATTACGTCTATGGACTCTACCTTCCTTTGACAATCCATCAGACATAGGTAGTATTGACATGGTATTGATGGATCATCAGGTATATTTACGAActttacaatttttttcttggaaaattttcaaatatttcagcattttttttttataatttacagAGTTCTAAAATACAAGCATCAATAAAAGGCTCGACTGTCATTGAGATCTTTAATGACAAACTCATGGAAGGTGAGGTCTACCAATTTAGTGGTTTAGTTGTTTCGGATATTATCGGAAAGTACAAATCAACATATCACTCCTGTCGTCTAAACTTCCAAGAAAAAACTACAGCTGTTGTGATTAAGGAAACAAACATCCCGATGTTTGGATTCTCATTCATTCCATATTCTCAACTGATCAACCTAAGTATTGATATGTTCAATAATTGCCAGGATGCTATGGCGATATGTAAGAAGATGGGCTTTCCATACCTTTTTATTACAATCACTTGCAATTCTAATTGGAAAGAAATCGCAGATTTTGTGTGTTCCATAAACCTAAAACCAGATGAGCGACCATATATAGTATGTCGAGTGTTCAAGATGAAGGTTGATAATCTCATTGCAGATCTTAAGAAGGAAAATATATTTGGAGAAGTTGATGCAGGTCAGATTACTTACAAGTTTCATTAACTTACAATTATGTTAGTTAATTTTAGCTATATCTATTTCAAGTATTTATGCTACTAACACCTACAAAATAATTTCCTTGATTAAAAATAGGAATGTACACAATTGAGTTCCAGAAGCGAGGTCTTCCGCATGCTCATATACTATTATGGTTACATGGTGAAAGCAAGCTTACCTCACCTCATGATATTGACAAAAAGATATCAGCAGAATTGCCAGATCCTCAGTTATACCCCAGATTGTATGATGTTGTTTCCACCTAAATAATGCATGGACCATGTGGTAAAGCTAATCCAACATGTGCATGCATGAAGAATGGGAAGTGTACTAAGTACTTCCCAAAGAAATTCTAGAATTCTACAACTATTGATGACAATGGGTATCCACATTATCGTAGAAGACAGTCTGGCATTAAAGTTCTGAAGAATGGAATTGAACTTGATAGCAGGAATGTTGTACCTTATAACCCAAAATTGCTAATGAGGTATCATGCGCATATTAATGTCGAGTATTGCAACAAGTCAAATTTCATCAAGTATCTGTTCAAATATGTTAACAAAGGATCAGACAGGGTCACTGCTGAGATTACAACAACTGCTGAATCATCTGGAAATAAACGTGTTGTTGACGAAATAAAGCAGTACTATGATTGTCGCTACCTTTCACCGTGTGAAGCAGTTTGGAGAACTTTTAAGTTTGAGATCCATGAAAGGTGATTATTTCATCAAAACACGCAGACCTAATAAGTCTTTGATTCTACTTATACTTTCATGGTTACTTTTAATTGTAGTATTGTATTCAACTTTACATAGGTTATCTTTGATGCCCTCATAAAATTACTAATTATTTCTTTTGCGTTTGACATTCATCTCAGGTGGCCTCCGGTAAAAGGATTAAAATTCCACCTTGAGAATCAACAATCCGTTCTTTTTGGAGATCATGAAGACATTACGGATGTACTGGATAAAAAAGGACTATACCACAATGTTTTTGGCGTGGATTTGACCTACTATGAGTTTCCAAGTAAATTTGTGTATAATGAAAAGTTCATAATATGGGAGTTGAGGAAACAATGATACTCAATTAGAAGACTAACATATATTCCACCAGGTACCGGAGAATTATATTACATGAGGATGTTATTGGCTGTTCAAAGAGGATGCACTAGCTTTGAGAACATAAGGATGCTCCAGCGGCGGCGTCGGGTGGTGAACATCCGGCGACCTGCGTCtgtgacgaacgcactgtcgcgggtgcgtgtcaaagtatttttgctttgaatgcagtacaaggtgatgaacaccaggatcgttctcacaaggacttgatagattattaattgatattagagtaaaacaaaagcaaataaaaagagggttttttttattgatttggtagaaggtAACAAGCAATAATTAAAGATTAAACAGAAGAAAGAAAacgttagtcatcggattataacattcaagtgcaacaaaccttcatcggttacaaaagattaattcttccttattgtttccctaattcgtgagagttgattaactaagcgaaaatcaattcacagtaacctaaactaagcgattaagaaacagttacgaactaacatgaactaagcgaacatgcatcaactcttatttctaaaactacggaattaagcaaaccctagattagaattagagatgaagagaattaataaagaaggaatttgcattaagaacagaacctcaagtttgcaaacacaagaatattaaaaatcctaagactaactatggagtttagcaactcatactagaaaagatggagagagatattaggagaaggtggatgAGGTGGTGGTGTAATGGTGAGGTGGTGGTGTGgtggtctaacaaaagcctaaactcacttatttatactaataaataaacttgttcatcaagtaacaatctttggtatctaaatcttttctaaatcttcacaaaatcgg from Lotus japonicus ecotype B-129 chromosome 2, LjGifu_v1.2 includes:
- the LOC130740783 gene encoding oxygen-evolving enhancer protein 1, chloroplastic-like — encoded protein: MATSLQAAATLMQPTKVAAITSTRSSSTLQLKPTQSISKAFGLESTGAKLTCNLQDFANKCAETAKIAGFALATSALVVSGASAEGVPKRLTFDEIQSKTYMEVKGTGTANQCPTIEGGVDSFAFKAGKYSAKKICLEPTSFTVKAEGVTKNSPLDFQNTKLMTRLTYTLDEIEGPFEVSPDGTVKFEEKDGIDYAAVTVQLPGGERVPFLFTVKQLVASGKPESFSGDFLVPSYRGSSFLDPKGRGASTGYDNAVALPAGGRGDEEELAKENNKSASSSKGKITLSVTQSKPETGEIIGVFESIQPSDTDLGAKAPKDVKIQGVWYAQLES